The Micropterus dolomieu isolate WLL.071019.BEF.003 ecotype Adirondacks linkage group LG22, ASM2129224v1, whole genome shotgun sequence genome contains a region encoding:
- the LOC123961823 gene encoding leucine-rich repeat neuronal protein 3-like codes for MKETAVVACLLAELSLAAFVLASEGAAYCPALCRCEIRPWFSPSSIYTEAATVDCNDLGLSALPERLPSETQVLLLQTNNIVNVEKTLDYLANITEIDLSQNNISSVSDVCLGSLPQLLSLHMEENWIQELSDSCLASLPNLQEFYINHNLIFSISPGAFQGLNRLMRLHLNSNRLTGINSKWFQHLPNLEILMLGENPILELSDMDFQPLANLRSLVLAKMNLTEIPGNALIGLENLESLSFFDNLLNQVPRVALMKLQNLKFLDLNKNPIERIQKGDFLDMMHLKELGINSMPELVSIDSFALNNLPELTKIEATNNPRLSYIHPRAFHKLPRLETLMLNSNALSALHHSTVESLPNLREVSLHSNPIRCDCVIRWVNMNRTAVRFMEPDSLFCVEPPEYQGQHLQKVHFREMTEICLPLISPGSLPDRVEVVKGNFVSLHCRAFGEPEPEIYWVTPSGDRVVPGSESDKYYMHPEGTFDIYDATEQEAGSYTCVAHNLVGADLKSVMVVVDGYIAWPNQPLHVYITSVQSHSVMVSWESTGGLVSQLNWSILAESRRLLMPFKARLPADVKEYSIKQLKPSTRYQVCVEITAAQLGYSRDCVNVTTKEAAAPWKKTENWDSLVMATCAVFFIVFSVACSVIYTSLYSQVFYRKLIADPAETLLIPSTHSSSSSFSFLEFGGSGIKVRATVIDLQEDPM; via the coding sequence ATGAAGGAGACAGCAGTTGTGGCTTGTTTGTTGGCTGAGCTGTCTCTGGCTGCTTTTGTTCTGGCCTCTGAGGGGGCCGCTTATTGCCCTGCATTGTGTCGATGTGAGATACGACCCTGGTTCTCACCCAGCTCTATTTACACTGAGGCTGCCACAGTGGACTGTAATGACTTGGGCCTATCAGCGCTACCGGAGAGACTCCCGTCAGAAACACAAGTACTGCTGCTGCAGACAAACAACATTGTTAATGTGGAGAAAACTTTGGATTACTTGGCCAACATCACTGAAATCGACTTGTCTCAGAATAACATTTCCTCTGTGAGCGATGTTTGTCTGGGGTCTCTCCCCCAGCTACTGTCACTCCACATGGAGGAGAACTGGATTCAGGAGCTATCTGACAGCTGCCTCGCTTCACTGCCCAACCTCCAGGAGTTCTACATCAACCACAACCTGATTTTTTCCATTAGCCCCGGCGCCTTCCAGGGCCTGAACAGGTTGATGAGGCTCCATCTCAATTCCAATCGACTGACTGGCATCAACAGCAAGTGGTTCCAGCATCTCCCCAATCTGGAGATACTGATGCTGGGAGAAAATCCCATTCTCGAACTGTCAGACATGGACTTTCAACCTCTGGCTAACCTTCGAAGCCTCGTGCTTGCCAAGATGAATCTGACTGAAATTCCCGGCAATGCCCTGATTGGCCTTGAGAATTTAGAGAGCCTCTCATTTTTTGACAACTTGCTCAATCAAGTCCCAAGAGTGGCACTGATGAAACTCCAGAACTTGAAGTTTCTGGATTTGAATAAGAACCCCATTGAGAGGATCCAAAAGGGTGACTTCTTGGACATGATGCATCTCAAGGAGCTGGGCATCAACAGCATGCCAGAACTTGTATCCATCGACAGTTTTGCCCTGAACAACCTGCCAGAGCTGACAAAAATCGAGGCCACCAACAATCCCAGGCTGTCCTACATCCACCCGAGGGCTTTCCACAAGCTCCCCAGGCTGGAGACTCTGATGCTGAACAGCAACGCTCTGAGTGCGCTCCACCACAGCACCGTGGAGTCCCTGCCCAACCTGCGAGAGGTCAGTCTGCACAGCAACCCCATCCGCTGCGACTGCGTCATCCGCTGGGTCAACATGAACCGGACCGCTGTTCGTTTCATGGAGCCCGACTCCCTGTTCTGTGTGGAGCCTCCAGAATACCAAGGCCAGCACCTTCAAAAGGTGCATTTCAGGGAGATGACAGAGATCTGCCTTCCTCTTATCTCACCTGGGAGCCTCCCGGATCGGGTTGAAGTCGTTAAAGGGAACTTTGTGTCGCTTCACTGCCGGGCGTTCGGAGAACCAGAGCCTGAGATCTACTGGGTGACACCGTCGGGTGACAGGGTCGTACCTGGGAGTGAGTCCGATAAGTACTACATGCACCCTGAGGGAACTTTTGACATCTATGACGCCACGGAGCAGGAAGCTGGCTCGTACACCTGCGTTGCCCACAATCTTGTCGGGGCAGACCTCAAGTCTGTGATGGTTGTGGTAGATGGATACATTGCCTGGCCAAATCAACCTTTACATGTATATATCACATCTGTCCAGTCTCATTCTGTCATGGTTTCCTGGGAGAGCACAGGTGGTTTGGTATCACAGCTAAATTGGTCCATTTTAGCCGAATCCCGCCGCCTCTTGATGCCATTCAAAGCCAGGCTTCCTGCTGATGTCAAAGAGTACAGCATCAAACAGCTGAAGCCTTCCACTCGCTACCAGGTTTGTGTTGAGATCACTGCAGCGCAGCTTGGATACAGCAGGGACTGTGTCAACGTGACCACAAAGGAGGCAGCGGCCCCCTGGAAGAAAACGGAGAACTGGGACAGTCTGGTGATGGCTACTTGTGCTgtcttttttattgtgttttctgtggcCTGCTCTGTCATCTATACGTCTCTGTACAGCCAAGTGTTTTACAGGAAACTGATAGCAGACCCGGCTGAAACGCTGCTGATTCCCAGCACTCATTCCtcgtcttcttctttttctttcctggaATTTGGCGGTTCTGGGATCAAGGTGAGGGCTACTGTAATAGACTTACAGGAAGATCCCATGTAA